From Falco cherrug isolate bFalChe1 chromosome 4, bFalChe1.pri, whole genome shotgun sequence, one genomic window encodes:
- the FBXL18 gene encoding F-box/LRR-repeat protein 18 isoform X4: MDQVLPFYEKEQPLRGPSQSCAGSWDPPGHSKACEPLELLLWKEDGEDRGCQEIISGESEEESNGVNLMEFSDEILLHILSYVPCTDLVLNVRRTCRKLAMLCLDKSLTHTVLLQKDYKVNKDKVKQLMRDIGKEIYQLNMAGCYWLPSSTIDHVTRCKNLVKLNLSGCHITSLRLSKMLSTLQHLRSLAIDVNPGFDASQLSSECKATLSRVLELKQTLYTPSYGVVPCCTSLEKLLLYFEILDRSREGFMLSGQLMVGESNVPHYQNLRVFYARLAPGYVNQEVVRLYLAVLSDRTPENLHAFLISAPGSFAETGATKNLLDSMARNVRLDALQLPKAWINGSGLLQHLKFNNPFYFSFSRCTLSGGHLIQRVINGGKDLKSLTSLNLSGCIHCLAPESLFRKAEDDIDSSILESLVMSCCNLRHLNLSAAHHHSSESIGNHLCQLLSRLKHLLSLALPVCSITDVAANVEKPPTASNLVPQTFGRKVRIGIQTYPRNLADQANQKLESSVFWALMGSLRFLETLEIIGSSFSSAMPRNEPAIRNSLPPCVRAQSVGDSEVAAISQLTYLHSLTLAQLPNILTGSGLINIGLQCQHLRTLSLANLGMMGKVVYMSALMDMLKHCKCLRDLRLEQPYFCAGAQFFQALSHCSSLQRLCIVSRSGTLQSDAVMSFMANCLEVIMCHMFMGESLTVCKNLQQSIVRRVPDSDPWGTRASGTCNVYFGFTKSTKQTCKRSSLVENGAAHVPTGLNQLTPGIASFPQAFPQPSNGLSE, translated from the exons ATGGATCAAGTTCTCCCATTTTATGAAAAGGAGCAGCCACTACGGGGACCCTCAcaaagctgtgctgggagctgggaccCTCCTGGGCACAGCAAAGCCTGCGAGccgctggagctgctgctgtggaaggaAGATGGAGAGGACCGAGGCTGCCAG gaGATCATAAGTGGGGAGAGTGAGGAAGAAAGTAATGGCGTCAACTTGATGGAGTTCTCAGATGAGATCCTTTTGCACATCCTCAGCTACGTCCCTTGCACAGACCTTGTCCTGAACGTCAGGAGAACCTGCAGGAAGCTAGCAATGCTTTGCCTTGACAAGAGTCTAACACATACAGTTTTACTTCAAAAAGACTATAAG GTAAACAAAGACAAAGTGAAGCAGCTGATGAGGGATATCGGAAAAGAGATTTACCAGCTGAACATGGCTGGGTGCTATTGGCTGCCCAGCTCCACTATTGATCACGTAACGCGATGCAAGAACCTGGTAAAACTGAATTTGTCTGGGTGCCACATCACCTCTCTCCGTCTCTCAAAGATGCTGTCCACGCTCCAGCACCTGCGCTCCCTGGCAATAGATGTAAATCCGGGTTTCGATGCCAGTCAGCTAAGCAGTGAGTGTAAAGCCACTCTTAGCCGTGTCTTGGAATTGAAGCAAACCCTTTACACGCCGTCATATGGTGTCGTTCCGTGCTGCACTAGCCTTGAGaaactgctgctttattttgagATCCTTGATCGCTCACGAGAAGGCTTTATGCTCTCTGGGCAGCTAATGGTAGGTGAGAGCAATGTACCCCATTACCAGAACCTCCGTGTCTTCTATGCCAGGCTGGCTCCTGGCTATGTTAATCAGGAGGTGGTGAGGCTGTACTTGGCGGTGTTAAGTGATCGGACACCTGAGAACCTTCATGCCTTCCTTATTTCTGCCCCTGGTAGCTTTGCGGAGACGGGAGCCACTAAAAACCTCCTAGACTCTATGGCTCGAAATGTACGTCTGGATGCTTTACAATTGCCCAAAGCCTGGATTAATGGCTCTGGGCTCCTGCAACACTTGAAGTTCAACAACCCTTTCTACTTCAGCTTTAGCCGATGCACCTTATCTGGTGGTCACCTGATCCAGAGAGTTATTAATGGTGGGAAGGATCTTAAAAGCTTGACCAGCTTGAATCTCAGTGGCTGCATTCACTGTTTGGCTCCGGAATCCTTGTTTCGAAAAGCAGAAGATGACATTGACAGTAGCATTCTGGAAAGCCTGGTCATGTCTTGCTGCAACCTGAGACACCTCAACCTCTCTGCAGCCCACCATCACAGCTCGGAAAGCATAGGGAATCACTTGTGCCAGCTTCTGTCCAGGCTAAAGCACCTGCTCTCGTTAGCGCTACCGGTTTGCTCCATCACAGATGTTGCTGCAAATGTGGAAAAGCCTCCCACGGCATCTAATTTGGTGCCCCAAACATTTGGAAGGAAAGTTCGGATTGGGATACAGACGTATCCAAGGAACTTAGCGGATCAGGCAAATCAGAAGCTGGAGTCTTCTGTATTCTGGGCTTTGATGGGAAGCCTCCGCTTTTTGGAAACCTTGGAAATAATTGGTTCCAGTTTCTCCTCTGCCATGCCACGCAATGAGCCAGCAATTCGGAACTCGTTGCCTCCTTGTGTCCGGGCACAAAGTGTGGGGGATTCAGAGGTGGCTGCCATAAGCCAATTGACTTACTTGCATAGCCTCACCTTAGCACAACTGCCAAATATTCTTACCGGCTCTGGGCTTATTAACATTGGATTGCAGTGCCAGCATTTGCGGACTCTTTCATTGGCCAACCTGGGCATGATGGGGAAAGTGGTCTATATGTCTGCTCTCATGGACATGCTGAAACACTGCAAGTGTTTGAGAGATCTCAG GCTGGAACAGCCGTACTTCTGTGCGGGCGCCCAGTTCTTCCAGGCACTGAGTCATTGCTCCTCTCTCCAGCGGCTTTGCATCGTCTCCCGGAGTGGGACTCTGCAGTCTGACGCAGTGATGTCATTCATGGCCAACTGCCTTGAGGTCATCATGTGCCACATGTTTATGGGAGAATCTCTTACCGTTTGCAAAAATCTCCAGCAATCTATTGTCCGGAG
- the FBXL18 gene encoding F-box/LRR-repeat protein 18 isoform X1 has translation MAARGGRGGGGGVASRGSRVMAAPEEPCGGRAGGEPGRDAAGLSGARGRRWRDRAAAAMFRCGEEIISGESEEESNGVNLMEFSDEILLHILSYVPCTDLVLNVRRTCRKLAMLCLDKSLTHTVLLQKDYKVNKDKVKQLMRDIGKEIYQLNMAGCYWLPSSTIDHVTRCKNLVKLNLSGCHITSLRLSKMLSTLQHLRSLAIDVNPGFDASQLSSECKATLSRVLELKQTLYTPSYGVVPCCTSLEKLLLYFEILDRSREGFMLSGQLMVGESNVPHYQNLRVFYARLAPGYVNQEVVRLYLAVLSDRTPENLHAFLISAPGSFAETGATKNLLDSMARNVRLDALQLPKAWINGSGLLQHLKFNNPFYFSFSRCTLSGGHLIQRVINGGKDLKSLTSLNLSGCIHCLAPESLFRKAEDDIDSSILESLVMSCCNLRHLNLSAAHHHSSESIGNHLCQLLSRLKHLLSLALPVCSITDVAANVEKPPTASNLVPQTFGRKVRIGIQTYPRNLADQANQKLESSVFWALMGSLRFLETLEIIGSSFSSAMPRNEPAIRNSLPPCVRAQSVGDSEVAAISQLTYLHSLTLAQLPNILTGSGLINIGLQCQHLRTLSLANLGMMGKVVYMSALMDMLKHCKCLRDLRLEQPYFCAGAQFFQALSHCSSLQRLCIVSRSGTLQSDAVMSFMANCLEVIMCHMFMGESLTVCKNLQQSIVRRVPDSDPWGTRASGTCNVYFGFTKSTKQTCKRSSLVENGAAHVPTGLNQLTPGIASFPQAFPQPSNGLSE, from the exons atggcggcgcggggcggccgagggggcggcgggggagtGGCGAGCCGCGGAAGCCGGGTCATGGCAGCGCCGGAAGAACCgtgcggcggccgggccggcggggagcCAGGCCGGGACGCGGCCGGTTTGAGCGGTGCCCGCGGGAGGCGGTGGCGGGACCGCGCGGCCGCCGCCATGTTCCGCTGTGGGGAG gaGATCATAAGTGGGGAGAGTGAGGAAGAAAGTAATGGCGTCAACTTGATGGAGTTCTCAGATGAGATCCTTTTGCACATCCTCAGCTACGTCCCTTGCACAGACCTTGTCCTGAACGTCAGGAGAACCTGCAGGAAGCTAGCAATGCTTTGCCTTGACAAGAGTCTAACACATACAGTTTTACTTCAAAAAGACTATAAG GTAAACAAAGACAAAGTGAAGCAGCTGATGAGGGATATCGGAAAAGAGATTTACCAGCTGAACATGGCTGGGTGCTATTGGCTGCCCAGCTCCACTATTGATCACGTAACGCGATGCAAGAACCTGGTAAAACTGAATTTGTCTGGGTGCCACATCACCTCTCTCCGTCTCTCAAAGATGCTGTCCACGCTCCAGCACCTGCGCTCCCTGGCAATAGATGTAAATCCGGGTTTCGATGCCAGTCAGCTAAGCAGTGAGTGTAAAGCCACTCTTAGCCGTGTCTTGGAATTGAAGCAAACCCTTTACACGCCGTCATATGGTGTCGTTCCGTGCTGCACTAGCCTTGAGaaactgctgctttattttgagATCCTTGATCGCTCACGAGAAGGCTTTATGCTCTCTGGGCAGCTAATGGTAGGTGAGAGCAATGTACCCCATTACCAGAACCTCCGTGTCTTCTATGCCAGGCTGGCTCCTGGCTATGTTAATCAGGAGGTGGTGAGGCTGTACTTGGCGGTGTTAAGTGATCGGACACCTGAGAACCTTCATGCCTTCCTTATTTCTGCCCCTGGTAGCTTTGCGGAGACGGGAGCCACTAAAAACCTCCTAGACTCTATGGCTCGAAATGTACGTCTGGATGCTTTACAATTGCCCAAAGCCTGGATTAATGGCTCTGGGCTCCTGCAACACTTGAAGTTCAACAACCCTTTCTACTTCAGCTTTAGCCGATGCACCTTATCTGGTGGTCACCTGATCCAGAGAGTTATTAATGGTGGGAAGGATCTTAAAAGCTTGACCAGCTTGAATCTCAGTGGCTGCATTCACTGTTTGGCTCCGGAATCCTTGTTTCGAAAAGCAGAAGATGACATTGACAGTAGCATTCTGGAAAGCCTGGTCATGTCTTGCTGCAACCTGAGACACCTCAACCTCTCTGCAGCCCACCATCACAGCTCGGAAAGCATAGGGAATCACTTGTGCCAGCTTCTGTCCAGGCTAAAGCACCTGCTCTCGTTAGCGCTACCGGTTTGCTCCATCACAGATGTTGCTGCAAATGTGGAAAAGCCTCCCACGGCATCTAATTTGGTGCCCCAAACATTTGGAAGGAAAGTTCGGATTGGGATACAGACGTATCCAAGGAACTTAGCGGATCAGGCAAATCAGAAGCTGGAGTCTTCTGTATTCTGGGCTTTGATGGGAAGCCTCCGCTTTTTGGAAACCTTGGAAATAATTGGTTCCAGTTTCTCCTCTGCCATGCCACGCAATGAGCCAGCAATTCGGAACTCGTTGCCTCCTTGTGTCCGGGCACAAAGTGTGGGGGATTCAGAGGTGGCTGCCATAAGCCAATTGACTTACTTGCATAGCCTCACCTTAGCACAACTGCCAAATATTCTTACCGGCTCTGGGCTTATTAACATTGGATTGCAGTGCCAGCATTTGCGGACTCTTTCATTGGCCAACCTGGGCATGATGGGGAAAGTGGTCTATATGTCTGCTCTCATGGACATGCTGAAACACTGCAAGTGTTTGAGAGATCTCAG GCTGGAACAGCCGTACTTCTGTGCGGGCGCCCAGTTCTTCCAGGCACTGAGTCATTGCTCCTCTCTCCAGCGGCTTTGCATCGTCTCCCGGAGTGGGACTCTGCAGTCTGACGCAGTGATGTCATTCATGGCCAACTGCCTTGAGGTCATCATGTGCCACATGTTTATGGGAGAATCTCTTACCGTTTGCAAAAATCTCCAGCAATCTATTGTCCGGAG
- the FBXL18 gene encoding F-box/LRR-repeat protein 18 isoform X3 produces MAAPEEPCGGRAGGEPGRDAAGLSGARGRRWRDRAAAAMFRCGEEIISGESEEESNGVNLMEFSDEILLHILSYVPCTDLVLNVRRTCRKLAMLCLDKSLTHTVLLQKDYKVNKDKVKQLMRDIGKEIYQLNMAGCYWLPSSTIDHVTRCKNLVKLNLSGCHITSLRLSKMLSTLQHLRSLAIDVNPGFDASQLSSECKATLSRVLELKQTLYTPSYGVVPCCTSLEKLLLYFEILDRSREGFMLSGQLMVGESNVPHYQNLRVFYARLAPGYVNQEVVRLYLAVLSDRTPENLHAFLISAPGSFAETGATKNLLDSMARNVRLDALQLPKAWINGSGLLQHLKFNNPFYFSFSRCTLSGGHLIQRVINGGKDLKSLTSLNLSGCIHCLAPESLFRKAEDDIDSSILESLVMSCCNLRHLNLSAAHHHSSESIGNHLCQLLSRLKHLLSLALPVCSITDVAANVEKPPTASNLVPQTFGRKVRIGIQTYPRNLADQANQKLESSVFWALMGSLRFLETLEIIGSSFSSAMPRNEPAIRNSLPPCVRAQSVGDSEVAAISQLTYLHSLTLAQLPNILTGSGLINIGLQCQHLRTLSLANLGMMGKVVYMSALMDMLKHCKCLRDLRLEQPYFCAGAQFFQALSHCSSLQRLCIVSRSGTLQSDAVMSFMANCLEVIMCHMFMGESLTVCKNLQQSIVRRKCFSSMGLGARHC; encoded by the exons ATGGCAGCGCCGGAAGAACCgtgcggcggccgggccggcggggagcCAGGCCGGGACGCGGCCGGTTTGAGCGGTGCCCGCGGGAGGCGGTGGCGGGACCGCGCGGCCGCCGCCATGTTCCGCTGTGGGGAG gaGATCATAAGTGGGGAGAGTGAGGAAGAAAGTAATGGCGTCAACTTGATGGAGTTCTCAGATGAGATCCTTTTGCACATCCTCAGCTACGTCCCTTGCACAGACCTTGTCCTGAACGTCAGGAGAACCTGCAGGAAGCTAGCAATGCTTTGCCTTGACAAGAGTCTAACACATACAGTTTTACTTCAAAAAGACTATAAG GTAAACAAAGACAAAGTGAAGCAGCTGATGAGGGATATCGGAAAAGAGATTTACCAGCTGAACATGGCTGGGTGCTATTGGCTGCCCAGCTCCACTATTGATCACGTAACGCGATGCAAGAACCTGGTAAAACTGAATTTGTCTGGGTGCCACATCACCTCTCTCCGTCTCTCAAAGATGCTGTCCACGCTCCAGCACCTGCGCTCCCTGGCAATAGATGTAAATCCGGGTTTCGATGCCAGTCAGCTAAGCAGTGAGTGTAAAGCCACTCTTAGCCGTGTCTTGGAATTGAAGCAAACCCTTTACACGCCGTCATATGGTGTCGTTCCGTGCTGCACTAGCCTTGAGaaactgctgctttattttgagATCCTTGATCGCTCACGAGAAGGCTTTATGCTCTCTGGGCAGCTAATGGTAGGTGAGAGCAATGTACCCCATTACCAGAACCTCCGTGTCTTCTATGCCAGGCTGGCTCCTGGCTATGTTAATCAGGAGGTGGTGAGGCTGTACTTGGCGGTGTTAAGTGATCGGACACCTGAGAACCTTCATGCCTTCCTTATTTCTGCCCCTGGTAGCTTTGCGGAGACGGGAGCCACTAAAAACCTCCTAGACTCTATGGCTCGAAATGTACGTCTGGATGCTTTACAATTGCCCAAAGCCTGGATTAATGGCTCTGGGCTCCTGCAACACTTGAAGTTCAACAACCCTTTCTACTTCAGCTTTAGCCGATGCACCTTATCTGGTGGTCACCTGATCCAGAGAGTTATTAATGGTGGGAAGGATCTTAAAAGCTTGACCAGCTTGAATCTCAGTGGCTGCATTCACTGTTTGGCTCCGGAATCCTTGTTTCGAAAAGCAGAAGATGACATTGACAGTAGCATTCTGGAAAGCCTGGTCATGTCTTGCTGCAACCTGAGACACCTCAACCTCTCTGCAGCCCACCATCACAGCTCGGAAAGCATAGGGAATCACTTGTGCCAGCTTCTGTCCAGGCTAAAGCACCTGCTCTCGTTAGCGCTACCGGTTTGCTCCATCACAGATGTTGCTGCAAATGTGGAAAAGCCTCCCACGGCATCTAATTTGGTGCCCCAAACATTTGGAAGGAAAGTTCGGATTGGGATACAGACGTATCCAAGGAACTTAGCGGATCAGGCAAATCAGAAGCTGGAGTCTTCTGTATTCTGGGCTTTGATGGGAAGCCTCCGCTTTTTGGAAACCTTGGAAATAATTGGTTCCAGTTTCTCCTCTGCCATGCCACGCAATGAGCCAGCAATTCGGAACTCGTTGCCTCCTTGTGTCCGGGCACAAAGTGTGGGGGATTCAGAGGTGGCTGCCATAAGCCAATTGACTTACTTGCATAGCCTCACCTTAGCACAACTGCCAAATATTCTTACCGGCTCTGGGCTTATTAACATTGGATTGCAGTGCCAGCATTTGCGGACTCTTTCATTGGCCAACCTGGGCATGATGGGGAAAGTGGTCTATATGTCTGCTCTCATGGACATGCTGAAACACTGCAAGTGTTTGAGAGATCTCAG GCTGGAACAGCCGTACTTCTGTGCGGGCGCCCAGTTCTTCCAGGCACTGAGTCATTGCTCCTCTCTCCAGCGGCTTTGCATCGTCTCCCGGAGTGGGACTCTGCAGTCTGACGCAGTGATGTCATTCATGGCCAACTGCCTTGAGGTCATCATGTGCCACATGTTTATGGGAGAATCTCTTACCGTTTGCAAAAATCTCCAGCAATCTATTGTCCGGAG
- the FBXL18 gene encoding F-box/LRR-repeat protein 18 isoform X2, giving the protein MAAPEEPCGGRAGGEPGRDAAGLSGARGRRWRDRAAAAMFRCGEEIISGESEEESNGVNLMEFSDEILLHILSYVPCTDLVLNVRRTCRKLAMLCLDKSLTHTVLLQKDYKVNKDKVKQLMRDIGKEIYQLNMAGCYWLPSSTIDHVTRCKNLVKLNLSGCHITSLRLSKMLSTLQHLRSLAIDVNPGFDASQLSSECKATLSRVLELKQTLYTPSYGVVPCCTSLEKLLLYFEILDRSREGFMLSGQLMVGESNVPHYQNLRVFYARLAPGYVNQEVVRLYLAVLSDRTPENLHAFLISAPGSFAETGATKNLLDSMARNVRLDALQLPKAWINGSGLLQHLKFNNPFYFSFSRCTLSGGHLIQRVINGGKDLKSLTSLNLSGCIHCLAPESLFRKAEDDIDSSILESLVMSCCNLRHLNLSAAHHHSSESIGNHLCQLLSRLKHLLSLALPVCSITDVAANVEKPPTASNLVPQTFGRKVRIGIQTYPRNLADQANQKLESSVFWALMGSLRFLETLEIIGSSFSSAMPRNEPAIRNSLPPCVRAQSVGDSEVAAISQLTYLHSLTLAQLPNILTGSGLINIGLQCQHLRTLSLANLGMMGKVVYMSALMDMLKHCKCLRDLRLEQPYFCAGAQFFQALSHCSSLQRLCIVSRSGTLQSDAVMSFMANCLEVIMCHMFMGESLTVCKNLQQSIVRSFQADRPALNVVIFPLLHEDLTEVIRDVPMRHLDEITLFKSRVAEEPPNLWW; this is encoded by the exons ATGGCAGCGCCGGAAGAACCgtgcggcggccgggccggcggggagcCAGGCCGGGACGCGGCCGGTTTGAGCGGTGCCCGCGGGAGGCGGTGGCGGGACCGCGCGGCCGCCGCCATGTTCCGCTGTGGGGAG gaGATCATAAGTGGGGAGAGTGAGGAAGAAAGTAATGGCGTCAACTTGATGGAGTTCTCAGATGAGATCCTTTTGCACATCCTCAGCTACGTCCCTTGCACAGACCTTGTCCTGAACGTCAGGAGAACCTGCAGGAAGCTAGCAATGCTTTGCCTTGACAAGAGTCTAACACATACAGTTTTACTTCAAAAAGACTATAAG GTAAACAAAGACAAAGTGAAGCAGCTGATGAGGGATATCGGAAAAGAGATTTACCAGCTGAACATGGCTGGGTGCTATTGGCTGCCCAGCTCCACTATTGATCACGTAACGCGATGCAAGAACCTGGTAAAACTGAATTTGTCTGGGTGCCACATCACCTCTCTCCGTCTCTCAAAGATGCTGTCCACGCTCCAGCACCTGCGCTCCCTGGCAATAGATGTAAATCCGGGTTTCGATGCCAGTCAGCTAAGCAGTGAGTGTAAAGCCACTCTTAGCCGTGTCTTGGAATTGAAGCAAACCCTTTACACGCCGTCATATGGTGTCGTTCCGTGCTGCACTAGCCTTGAGaaactgctgctttattttgagATCCTTGATCGCTCACGAGAAGGCTTTATGCTCTCTGGGCAGCTAATGGTAGGTGAGAGCAATGTACCCCATTACCAGAACCTCCGTGTCTTCTATGCCAGGCTGGCTCCTGGCTATGTTAATCAGGAGGTGGTGAGGCTGTACTTGGCGGTGTTAAGTGATCGGACACCTGAGAACCTTCATGCCTTCCTTATTTCTGCCCCTGGTAGCTTTGCGGAGACGGGAGCCACTAAAAACCTCCTAGACTCTATGGCTCGAAATGTACGTCTGGATGCTTTACAATTGCCCAAAGCCTGGATTAATGGCTCTGGGCTCCTGCAACACTTGAAGTTCAACAACCCTTTCTACTTCAGCTTTAGCCGATGCACCTTATCTGGTGGTCACCTGATCCAGAGAGTTATTAATGGTGGGAAGGATCTTAAAAGCTTGACCAGCTTGAATCTCAGTGGCTGCATTCACTGTTTGGCTCCGGAATCCTTGTTTCGAAAAGCAGAAGATGACATTGACAGTAGCATTCTGGAAAGCCTGGTCATGTCTTGCTGCAACCTGAGACACCTCAACCTCTCTGCAGCCCACCATCACAGCTCGGAAAGCATAGGGAATCACTTGTGCCAGCTTCTGTCCAGGCTAAAGCACCTGCTCTCGTTAGCGCTACCGGTTTGCTCCATCACAGATGTTGCTGCAAATGTGGAAAAGCCTCCCACGGCATCTAATTTGGTGCCCCAAACATTTGGAAGGAAAGTTCGGATTGGGATACAGACGTATCCAAGGAACTTAGCGGATCAGGCAAATCAGAAGCTGGAGTCTTCTGTATTCTGGGCTTTGATGGGAAGCCTCCGCTTTTTGGAAACCTTGGAAATAATTGGTTCCAGTTTCTCCTCTGCCATGCCACGCAATGAGCCAGCAATTCGGAACTCGTTGCCTCCTTGTGTCCGGGCACAAAGTGTGGGGGATTCAGAGGTGGCTGCCATAAGCCAATTGACTTACTTGCATAGCCTCACCTTAGCACAACTGCCAAATATTCTTACCGGCTCTGGGCTTATTAACATTGGATTGCAGTGCCAGCATTTGCGGACTCTTTCATTGGCCAACCTGGGCATGATGGGGAAAGTGGTCTATATGTCTGCTCTCATGGACATGCTGAAACACTGCAAGTGTTTGAGAGATCTCAG GCTGGAACAGCCGTACTTCTGTGCGGGCGCCCAGTTCTTCCAGGCACTGAGTCATTGCTCCTCTCTCCAGCGGCTTTGCATCGTCTCCCGGAGTGGGACTCTGCAGTCTGACGCAGTGATGTCATTCATGGCCAACTGCCTTGAGGTCATCATGTGCCACATGTTTATGGGAGAATCTCTTACCGTTTGCAAAAATCTCCAGCAATCTATTGTCCGGAG
- the FBXL18 gene encoding F-box/LRR-repeat protein 18 isoform X5 — protein sequence METKRAGREPASAAEIISGESEEESNGVNLMEFSDEILLHILSYVPCTDLVLNVRRTCRKLAMLCLDKSLTHTVLLQKDYKVNKDKVKQLMRDIGKEIYQLNMAGCYWLPSSTIDHVTRCKNLVKLNLSGCHITSLRLSKMLSTLQHLRSLAIDVNPGFDASQLSSECKATLSRVLELKQTLYTPSYGVVPCCTSLEKLLLYFEILDRSREGFMLSGQLMVGESNVPHYQNLRVFYARLAPGYVNQEVVRLYLAVLSDRTPENLHAFLISAPGSFAETGATKNLLDSMARNVRLDALQLPKAWINGSGLLQHLKFNNPFYFSFSRCTLSGGHLIQRVINGGKDLKSLTSLNLSGCIHCLAPESLFRKAEDDIDSSILESLVMSCCNLRHLNLSAAHHHSSESIGNHLCQLLSRLKHLLSLALPVCSITDVAANVEKPPTASNLVPQTFGRKVRIGIQTYPRNLADQANQKLESSVFWALMGSLRFLETLEIIGSSFSSAMPRNEPAIRNSLPPCVRAQSVGDSEVAAISQLTYLHSLTLAQLPNILTGSGLINIGLQCQHLRTLSLANLGMMGKVVYMSALMDMLKHCKCLRDLRLEQPYFCAGAQFFQALSHCSSLQRLCIVSRSGTLQSDAVMSFMANCLEVIMCHMFMGESLTVCKNLQQSIVRRVPDSDPWGTRASGTCNVYFGFTKSTKQTCKRSSLVENGAAHVPTGLNQLTPGIASFPQAFPQPSNGLSE from the exons ATGGAGACGAAGCGAGCAGGGCGGGAGCCGGCCTCGGCGGCG gaGATCATAAGTGGGGAGAGTGAGGAAGAAAGTAATGGCGTCAACTTGATGGAGTTCTCAGATGAGATCCTTTTGCACATCCTCAGCTACGTCCCTTGCACAGACCTTGTCCTGAACGTCAGGAGAACCTGCAGGAAGCTAGCAATGCTTTGCCTTGACAAGAGTCTAACACATACAGTTTTACTTCAAAAAGACTATAAG GTAAACAAAGACAAAGTGAAGCAGCTGATGAGGGATATCGGAAAAGAGATTTACCAGCTGAACATGGCTGGGTGCTATTGGCTGCCCAGCTCCACTATTGATCACGTAACGCGATGCAAGAACCTGGTAAAACTGAATTTGTCTGGGTGCCACATCACCTCTCTCCGTCTCTCAAAGATGCTGTCCACGCTCCAGCACCTGCGCTCCCTGGCAATAGATGTAAATCCGGGTTTCGATGCCAGTCAGCTAAGCAGTGAGTGTAAAGCCACTCTTAGCCGTGTCTTGGAATTGAAGCAAACCCTTTACACGCCGTCATATGGTGTCGTTCCGTGCTGCACTAGCCTTGAGaaactgctgctttattttgagATCCTTGATCGCTCACGAGAAGGCTTTATGCTCTCTGGGCAGCTAATGGTAGGTGAGAGCAATGTACCCCATTACCAGAACCTCCGTGTCTTCTATGCCAGGCTGGCTCCTGGCTATGTTAATCAGGAGGTGGTGAGGCTGTACTTGGCGGTGTTAAGTGATCGGACACCTGAGAACCTTCATGCCTTCCTTATTTCTGCCCCTGGTAGCTTTGCGGAGACGGGAGCCACTAAAAACCTCCTAGACTCTATGGCTCGAAATGTACGTCTGGATGCTTTACAATTGCCCAAAGCCTGGATTAATGGCTCTGGGCTCCTGCAACACTTGAAGTTCAACAACCCTTTCTACTTCAGCTTTAGCCGATGCACCTTATCTGGTGGTCACCTGATCCAGAGAGTTATTAATGGTGGGAAGGATCTTAAAAGCTTGACCAGCTTGAATCTCAGTGGCTGCATTCACTGTTTGGCTCCGGAATCCTTGTTTCGAAAAGCAGAAGATGACATTGACAGTAGCATTCTGGAAAGCCTGGTCATGTCTTGCTGCAACCTGAGACACCTCAACCTCTCTGCAGCCCACCATCACAGCTCGGAAAGCATAGGGAATCACTTGTGCCAGCTTCTGTCCAGGCTAAAGCACCTGCTCTCGTTAGCGCTACCGGTTTGCTCCATCACAGATGTTGCTGCAAATGTGGAAAAGCCTCCCACGGCATCTAATTTGGTGCCCCAAACATTTGGAAGGAAAGTTCGGATTGGGATACAGACGTATCCAAGGAACTTAGCGGATCAGGCAAATCAGAAGCTGGAGTCTTCTGTATTCTGGGCTTTGATGGGAAGCCTCCGCTTTTTGGAAACCTTGGAAATAATTGGTTCCAGTTTCTCCTCTGCCATGCCACGCAATGAGCCAGCAATTCGGAACTCGTTGCCTCCTTGTGTCCGGGCACAAAGTGTGGGGGATTCAGAGGTGGCTGCCATAAGCCAATTGACTTACTTGCATAGCCTCACCTTAGCACAACTGCCAAATATTCTTACCGGCTCTGGGCTTATTAACATTGGATTGCAGTGCCAGCATTTGCGGACTCTTTCATTGGCCAACCTGGGCATGATGGGGAAAGTGGTCTATATGTCTGCTCTCATGGACATGCTGAAACACTGCAAGTGTTTGAGAGATCTCAG GCTGGAACAGCCGTACTTCTGTGCGGGCGCCCAGTTCTTCCAGGCACTGAGTCATTGCTCCTCTCTCCAGCGGCTTTGCATCGTCTCCCGGAGTGGGACTCTGCAGTCTGACGCAGTGATGTCATTCATGGCCAACTGCCTTGAGGTCATCATGTGCCACATGTTTATGGGAGAATCTCTTACCGTTTGCAAAAATCTCCAGCAATCTATTGTCCGGAG